The Flexibacter flexilis DSM 6793 genome window below encodes:
- a CDS encoding LPD1 domain-containing protein, which produces MKTLKFRPTSARLKTREGKIAHPDFFAKNRYKEAKELLKKKNTMDGFSAARISADIVAGSRADTHWRATDYAHYWHKLREPRLNEKELGKLEIVSPDSLQKSFGIKQFGWGNWVTLEDRQNYLAALHIALEDLNKVLKFNNNIGIGNNLTVTFGARGIPKANAHYEPTNELINLARYHRDADGSKFDKMIQSGGIGSLAHEYGHFLDFFAGKFLEKNIKEYSITGGISTRKDRLEVSGKMRTLADDILEKIIWSKPNEVHSKYYERLLVFLKKNNSTSDYYLRRAEIWARAFEVFVFWELKKQEIENFLLVKSKIAYPSSVYLNEAEMKKIAPLFKKFLAEFKKKTINK; this is translated from the coding sequence ATGAAAACACTGAAATTTAGACCAACTTCCGCGCGGTTAAAAACACGTGAGGGCAAAATTGCCCACCCTGATTTTTTTGCAAAAAATCGCTATAAGGAAGCAAAAGAACTGTTAAAGAAAAAAAATACAATGGACGGCTTTTCGGCTGCTCGGATAAGTGCTGACATCGTGGCGGGCAGCCGCGCGGACACCCACTGGCGTGCCACTGATTATGCTCATTATTGGCACAAGCTGCGTGAACCGCGCCTAAATGAAAAAGAGCTTGGAAAACTTGAAATCGTTTCGCCCGATTCATTACAAAAATCATTTGGCATTAAACAGTTTGGTTGGGGTAATTGGGTAACGCTCGAAGACCGTCAAAACTATTTGGCCGCGTTGCATATTGCCTTAGAGGACTTGAACAAAGTGCTGAAATTCAACAACAACATTGGTATTGGCAATAACCTGACTGTTACGTTTGGTGCGCGGGGTATTCCAAAGGCTAACGCGCACTACGAGCCTACCAATGAGCTAATCAATCTTGCAAGGTATCACAGAGATGCCGACGGCTCAAAGTTTGATAAAATGATTCAGTCGGGTGGTATTGGTTCGTTAGCGCACGAATACGGGCACTTTTTAGATTTTTTTGCGGGGAAGTTTTTAGAAAAAAACATAAAGGAGTATAGCATCACAGGTGGAATTAGCACGAGAAAAGATAGGCTTGAAGTAAGCGGTAAAATGCGAACATTGGCCGACGACATTCTCGAAAAAATAATCTGGTCAAAGCCTAATGAGGTTCATTCTAAGTATTATGAGCGATTGCTTGTGTTTTTGAAAAAGAACAATAGTACAAGCGACTACTATTTGCGCCGAGCAGAAATTTGGGCGCGTGCTTTTGAAGTATTTGTTTTTTGGGAGTTGAAAAAACAAGAAATTGAAAATTTTTTGTTGGTAAAAAGCAAGATCGCATATCCATCAAGTGTGTATTTGAATGAGGCAGAAATGAAAAAAATTGCTCCGCTTTTCAAAAAGTTTCTTGCTGAATTTAAGAAAAAAACCATCAATAAGTAA
- a CDS encoding P-loop NTPase family protein: MQIDDILALNKTTMPYKKYKEVANMLAKSPHEVLRKISQKLQKESSAFIEIELSDNVKKALQKLKNSTMEGVRVKEKKPEKEVMSLAEAKSVNHETITLPEKYASVIGKPTKRAFSILAHGKQGCGKTTYMLPLADFLAANYGKTVYVTSEEFDTGTLAQKINDLKIKSPNLDFAVSLAAINPNNYKCIFIDSKDNIGLKIDYWREIKRKYPETSFVIISQATKQGNFRGSQEWPHELDCHITMDNGVASTVGNKNRYGQHGEWDIFNRCKPIKDEE; this comes from the coding sequence ATGCAAATCGATGATATATTAGCCTTGAATAAAACTACTATGCCTTATAAAAAATATAAGGAAGTAGCTAATATGCTCGCCAAAAGTCCGCACGAAGTTCTTAGAAAAATTTCGCAAAAATTGCAAAAAGAAAGCAGCGCGTTCATCGAAATTGAGCTTTCTGACAATGTAAAAAAAGCCTTGCAAAAGCTCAAAAATAGCACAATGGAAGGCGTGCGTGTTAAGGAAAAAAAGCCTGAAAAAGAAGTGATGTCATTGGCGGAGGCAAAGAGCGTGAACCACGAAACAATTACATTGCCTGAGAAGTATGCTTCTGTGATTGGTAAGCCCACAAAGCGTGCATTTTCGATTTTAGCGCACGGCAAGCAGGGTTGCGGCAAAACAACATATATGTTGCCATTGGCTGATTTCCTCGCCGCAAATTATGGCAAAACAGTATATGTTACATCAGAGGAATTTGATACAGGGACGTTAGCGCAAAAAATCAATGATTTAAAAATAAAATCTCCAAACTTAGATTTTGCTGTGTCTTTAGCGGCCATTAATCCAAATAATTACAAATGTATCTTTATAGATAGCAAAGACAATATAGGATTAAAAATAGATTATTGGCGCGAAATTAAAAGAAAATACCCCGAAACAAGTTTTGTGATTATTTCACAAGCGACTAAGCAAGGTAATTTTCGAGGCTCTCAGGAATGGCCGCACGAGCTGGATTGCCATATCACAATGGACAACGGCGTTGCCTCAACTGTTGGCAATAAAAACCGATACGGGCAACACGGCGAATGGGATATATTTAATCGTTGCAAACCAATCAAAGACGAAGAATAA
- a CDS encoding ParB N-terminal domain-containing protein, with translation MSLQSEIEALKLGIKSPATPANMIQPMRELLRKLEQKTENNKANIKAGASKLAKVRASKRADNAAFAEIAKIVNKVYPENVTFTDDGKTFKLKISKEFHKSKITGDLKKDFNHVFTWLVCDQTWVSRPKKYDLAKNFVKNQIAKLSSGKLSAKSYVSEFVKKKTKSAKPEKTKKVVATVSKKKVALTPKNAPTPKPKEPKFRSYGKPQSTVNLVKKITVAKAGSDAKIEYNDLNCAAAFLPVKEIRTDTERFQNRKDAFSELSARSVAENYDPNRFDPIVVWKDSKAAKTYVISGHSRLEGMKRRGEKVIPARYFNGTEAQAIQFARVDANRSANQESIVEDIDAYILMRDGSGKLGIEKASKAEIERAFKGKHAKLEAYSFLNPKGLFIMALSGESVNQYPYLETKAQWVGLLRREKPQMTNAQEDECFYYLYGDTSNRDTNKDEFLALVRARLARGGKLFPECGQNGCGKSVSLSDGKFSDEMQRIAQIDKELQELREQLAAKSNTKKIVTDAERKLRLDYAKRLEKEREQIERNIHISESTQQALFGLKKKPKRKRKLTKKASHRATKFTDLFDERLVKLAKKAAKKSYEIGEKVAKKGYIAGKKVVKKAAKTGRQYVSNKLKKYANR, from the coding sequence ATGAGCTTACAATCTGAAATAGAAGCCTTAAAGCTTGGCATTAAAAGCCCTGCCACGCCTGCCAATATGATTCAACCAATGCGAGAACTATTGCGCAAGTTGGAGCAAAAAACCGAAAACAATAAAGCCAATATTAAAGCTGGTGCTTCAAAATTGGCCAAAGTGCGTGCGAGTAAACGTGCTGACAATGCCGCTTTTGCCGAAATCGCCAAAATTGTTAATAAGGTTTATCCAGAAAATGTAACGTTTACCGACGATGGGAAAACTTTCAAATTAAAAATTAGTAAAGAATTTCATAAGTCGAAGATAACAGGCGACTTAAAGAAAGACTTTAACCATGTGTTTACTTGGCTTGTGTGTGACCAAACGTGGGTTTCGCGCCCTAAAAAGTACGATTTAGCTAAAAATTTTGTCAAAAATCAAATTGCTAAATTGTCTTCGGGAAAATTATCTGCTAAAAGTTATGTTTCGGAATTTGTGAAGAAAAAAACTAAATCCGCAAAGCCTGAAAAAACTAAAAAAGTAGTGGCTACTGTTTCAAAAAAAAAAGTAGCTCTAACGCCAAAAAACGCACCAACACCAAAGCCAAAAGAACCAAAATTTAGAAGCTACGGAAAGCCTCAAAGCACAGTCAATTTGGTGAAAAAAATCACGGTTGCAAAGGCTGGTTCTGATGCCAAAATTGAGTACAATGATTTGAATTGTGCGGCTGCATTTTTGCCAGTTAAAGAAATTCGTACAGATACAGAGCGATTTCAAAATCGAAAAGATGCGTTTTCCGAACTTTCGGCGCGAAGCGTGGCTGAAAATTATGACCCAAATCGGTTTGACCCAATTGTAGTTTGGAAAGATTCTAAAGCTGCTAAAACCTATGTAATTTCTGGACATAGCCGCTTGGAGGGAATGAAGCGACGCGGCGAAAAAGTAATTCCTGCACGCTACTTCAACGGCACAGAGGCACAAGCCATACAGTTTGCGCGTGTTGATGCAAACCGAAGCGCGAATCAGGAAAGTATCGTAGAAGATATTGATGCTTACATACTTATGCGCGATGGTTCGGGGAAACTTGGTATTGAGAAAGCAAGTAAAGCAGAAATTGAACGCGCTTTCAAAGGCAAACACGCCAAACTTGAAGCCTATTCATTTTTAAACCCAAAAGGCTTGTTTATCATGGCTTTGAGTGGTGAGTCTGTGAACCAGTACCCATATCTCGAAACGAAAGCCCAATGGGTTGGGTTGCTTCGCCGAGAAAAGCCCCAAATGACCAATGCCCAAGAAGATGAATGCTTTTATTATTTATACGGCGATACTTCGAACCGCGACACGAATAAAGATGAGTTTTTAGCACTTGTCCGTGCGCGACTGGCACGCGGTGGTAAACTATTTCCCGAATGTGGGCAAAATGGTTGCGGAAAATCTGTTAGCTTATCAGATGGTAAATTTTCGGACGAAATGCAACGAATTGCGCAAATTGACAAAGAATTGCAAGAGTTGCGTGAGCAGTTGGCTGCGAAATCTAATACTAAAAAAATTGTTACGGATGCGGAGCGAAAATTACGACTTGATTACGCAAAACGGCTGGAAAAAGAGCGCGAACAAATTGAGCGAAATATTCACATTTCAGAATCTACCCAACAGGCTTTGTTCGGTTTGAAGAAAAAGCCAAAACGCAAACGTAAATTGACAAAAAAAGCCTCTCACCGCGCCACGAAGTTCACTGATTTGTTCGATGAAAGGCTGGTTAAATTGGCGAAAAAAGCAGCAAAAAAAAGCTATGAAATTGGCGAAAAGGTAGCAAAAAAAGGCTACATTGCAGGAAAGAAAGTTGTAAAAAAAGCTGCCAAAACAGGCCGCCAATACGTCAGTAATAAACTGAAAAAATATGCAAATCGATGA
- a CDS encoding glycoside hydrolase family 108 protein, whose protein sequence is MANHVLAFQKTLKWEGGFQNLPNDTANYCDGKLIGTNMGVSAIGYKQYFGRCPTVAEIKAISQETAANIFKKNYWDKVKGDQIKNQSVAELLADWAWGSGPVTAVRKAQQALGLTADGVIGQKTLAALNAKDSANTFVVLHKAREEHFRAIAQASASKAGFLDGWLNRLNDFVYSPDGKKPQPQ, encoded by the coding sequence ATGGCTAATCATGTTCTTGCTTTTCAAAAAACCCTGAAATGGGAAGGCGGTTTTCAAAACCTACCAAACGACACTGCTAATTATTGCGATGGCAAGCTAATTGGTACGAACATGGGCGTTTCTGCTATAGGCTACAAGCAATACTTTGGGCGTTGCCCAACAGTTGCCGAAATCAAAGCTATATCGCAAGAAACGGCTGCCAATATTTTCAAAAAAAATTATTGGGACAAAGTGAAAGGCGACCAAATCAAGAATCAGTCAGTGGCCGAACTATTGGCAGATTGGGCGTGGGGTTCTGGACCTGTTACGGCCGTCCGCAAAGCACAACAAGCATTAGGGCTGACGGCTGACGGCGTTATTGGCCAAAAAACTTTGGCCGCGCTCAACGCCAAAGATTCTGCTAATACGTTTGTCGTACTTCACAAAGCGCGTGAAGAACATTTTCGCGCCATTGCGCAGGCTTCGGCTTCAAAAGCTGGGTTTTTGGATGGTTGGCTCAACCGACTCAATGATTTTGTCTATTCCCCCGACGGAAAAAAGCCGCAGCCGCAATAG
- a CDS encoding peptidoglycan-binding domain-containing protein, which yields MAKNNNRATPEVWISRGLGIAAYLAVVGGGGILLYKAVKSGVNGNTAAPATPTTTSNPTKPSTSGSSSGGSSLPAGTWPVKYGDKNLKVKEMQKAILALGGSPAALISASGGADGVFGDGTYNALKLLGMGNTVAQADFTRILAGAVAPQTQAALPASTTASTSNMADSRYVDEVDNFFFANKYAVAKTATSVKMKPYAESTTLASFSTGQKIGNLLGISTDIKPGDSSTRWAKIRLSDNRTGWVFSGAINSIDREDLLQAAFGSSPRPSGAQAAYVGMSGLPEKMVVLDRTAYVWNEAHNASELLPSNTAIGKLLSVDDNTGTVLAVADNGIKTSTELANVIFWDIIDG from the coding sequence ATGGCTAAGAATAATAATAGAGCAACTCCAGAAGTATGGATTTCAAGAGGTCTTGGAATTGCGGCTTACCTTGCTGTCGTTGGCGGTGGTGGGATTTTACTGTATAAAGCGGTAAAGTCTGGTGTCAATGGCAATACTGCTGCTCCTGCCACACCTACCACTACAAGCAATCCCACTAAACCGAGCACTTCGGGTAGTTCATCGGGTGGCAGTAGCTTGCCCGCAGGCACTTGGCCAGTTAAGTATGGCGACAAAAACCTGAAAGTGAAAGAGATGCAAAAAGCAATATTGGCACTTGGTGGCTCGCCCGCCGCACTCATTAGTGCAAGTGGTGGTGCTGACGGTGTTTTCGGCGATGGTACTTATAACGCCTTGAAATTATTGGGCATGGGCAATACAGTGGCACAAGCTGATTTTACACGGATATTGGCTGGAGCAGTTGCGCCGCAAACACAAGCGGCCTTGCCTGCTTCGACTACTGCAAGCACCAGCAATATGGCTGATTCCCGATACGTGGACGAAGTGGACAACTTCTTTTTTGCAAACAAGTACGCTGTTGCCAAAACCGCTACATCTGTCAAAATGAAGCCATACGCTGAATCTACTACGTTGGCCAGCTTTTCCACAGGCCAAAAAATTGGCAATTTGTTAGGTATATCCACCGACATTAAGCCAGGGGATTCTTCTACTCGTTGGGCAAAAATTCGCTTATCCGACAACCGCACGGGTTGGGTATTTTCGGGGGCAATCAATTCGATAGACCGTGAAGATTTACTACAAGCTGCATTCGGCTCTTCGCCCCGACCAAGTGGTGCGCAAGCCGCTTACGTGGGTATGTCAGGTTTGCCCGAAAAAATGGTAGTGCTTGACCGAACAGCTTACGTTTGGAACGAAGCCCACAATGCTTCGGAATTGCTGCCCTCCAATACTGCAATCGGAAAATTGTTATCAGTAGATGACAATACAGGCACTGTTTTGGCTGTGGCTGACAATGGTATCAAGACCTCCACTGAATTAGCTAACGTAATTTTCTGGGATATTATCGATGGCTAA